Proteins from a genomic interval of Lysobacter arenosi:
- the fabZ gene encoding 3-hydroxyacyl-ACP dehydratase FabZ, protein MSHTVELPIDVNTIQTLLPHRYPFLLVDRVVEFEAHKRVLAYKNVTCNEPYFQGHFPGHPVMPGVLVVEALAQAGGILTQLSSQTTADGRLFYLVKIDNAKFSKMVVPGDRLDLDVTLKRVIRNVAIYTGIASVAGEQVACAEIVCAEAKA, encoded by the coding sequence ATGAGCCATACTGTGGAACTACCGATCGACGTCAACACCATCCAGACGCTGCTGCCGCATCGCTATCCGTTCCTGCTGGTCGATCGCGTGGTCGAGTTCGAAGCGCACAAGCGCGTGCTCGCCTACAAGAACGTCACCTGCAACGAGCCGTACTTCCAGGGCCACTTCCCCGGCCACCCGGTGATGCCGGGCGTGCTGGTGGTGGAAGCGCTGGCCCAGGCCGGCGGCATCCTGACCCAGCTGTCGAGCCAGACCACGGCCGATGGCCGGCTGTTCTACCTGGTTAAGATCGACAACGCCAAGTTCTCCAAGATGGTCGTCCCCGGCGACCGCCTTGACCTGGATGTCACGCTCAAGCGCGTGATCCGCAACGTCGCGATCTACACCGGCATTGCCAGCGTCGCCGGCGAGCAGGTCGCCTGCGCCGAGATCGTCTGCGCCGAGGCGAAGGCCTGA
- the lpxD gene encoding UDP-3-O-(3-hydroxymyristoyl)glucosamine N-acyltransferase, which translates to MPGPSFSAAELAQRFALQVQGDGAARVDGVGTLAKAGPQQLAFLANPKYRGQLASSGAGVVVMREDDAVGYSGTALLARDPYAAFAKMSALFEPRPLREAGIHPSAAIDATASIDPQAHVGPFVSIGARSRVEAGAIVGAGCVIGDDCVVGAGTELIARVTLVTRVRIGQRAVIHPGAVIGAAGFGLAMEAGRWLNVPQLGGVVIGDDCEIGANTTIDRGAIEDTVLEEDVRLDNQIQIGHNVFIGAHSAMAGCSAAAGSARIGRYCLIGGGAGVLGHLEICDKVVITAMSLVTSSIREPGEYSSGTPLMDNRSWRKNAARFKQLDAIARRLPGRRED; encoded by the coding sequence ATGCCTGGTCCGTCCTTCAGCGCAGCCGAACTGGCACAGCGCTTCGCCCTGCAGGTGCAGGGCGACGGCGCGGCGCGCGTGGATGGCGTAGGCACGCTGGCCAAGGCCGGGCCGCAACAGCTGGCCTTCCTCGCCAACCCGAAGTACCGCGGCCAGCTGGCCAGCAGCGGCGCCGGCGTGGTGGTCATGCGGGAAGACGACGCGGTCGGTTACTCCGGCACCGCGCTGCTTGCGCGCGATCCTTACGCCGCTTTCGCCAAGATGTCGGCGTTGTTCGAGCCCAGGCCGCTGCGGGAAGCGGGCATTCACCCCTCGGCCGCGATCGACGCCACCGCCAGCATCGACCCGCAGGCCCATGTCGGTCCGTTCGTCAGCATCGGCGCGCGCAGCCGCGTCGAGGCCGGCGCGATTGTCGGCGCCGGTTGCGTCATCGGCGACGACTGCGTGGTCGGCGCCGGCACCGAACTGATCGCACGCGTCACCCTGGTCACCCGGGTCCGCATCGGCCAGCGCGCGGTCATCCATCCTGGCGCGGTGATCGGTGCCGCCGGCTTTGGCCTGGCGATGGAGGCCGGCCGCTGGCTCAACGTGCCCCAGCTCGGCGGCGTCGTCATCGGCGACGACTGCGAGATCGGCGCCAACACCACCATCGACCGCGGCGCCATCGAGGACACCGTGCTCGAAGAGGATGTGCGCCTCGACAACCAGATCCAGATCGGCCACAACGTGTTCATCGGCGCCCACTCGGCGATGGCCGGATGCTCGGCCGCCGCCGGCAGCGCGCGCATCGGCCGCTATTGCCTCATCGGCGGTGGCGCCGGCGTGCTGGGCCACCTGGAAATATGCGACAAGGTCGTCATCACCGCGATGAGCCTGGTCACCAGCTCGATCCGCGAACCCGGCGAGTACTCCTCCGGGACGCCCTTGATGGACAATCGCAGCTGGCGCAAGAATGCCGCGCGCTTCAAGCAGCTCGACGCCATCGCGCGGCGGCTGCCGGGCCGACGCGAGGACTGA
- a CDS encoding 1-deoxy-D-xylulose-5-phosphate reductoisomerase, translating into MSVSARNVAVLGATGSIGTSALDVIARHPQRLRASVLAAGSNVAALVELCRQHRPDHAVIADSRGLQALADGLRDAGLKTQPHSGDDALDALVSGDACDTVVAAIVGAAGLPSTLAAARAGKRILLANKESLVLAGELLMQAAQEGGATIVPVDSEHNAIFQCLPDAHAHQGLRRILLTASGGPFRGRARAELTQVTPEQAVAHPKWSMGPKISVDSATLMNKGLEVIEAHHLFGVDGDRIQVLVHPQSLVHSLVEFVDGSTIAQLGLPDMRTALAVGFSWPERIESGVAGLDLLAHGRLDFEPPDLQAFPCLRLAFEALAAGGTAPAVLNAANEVAVSAFLQRRIGFLAIPALVEDTLAALPSTPATSLAALREADAQARHHAGQAVATGAAGARA; encoded by the coding sequence ATGTCGGTCAGTGCACGCAACGTCGCCGTCCTTGGTGCCACCGGTTCGATCGGTACGTCCGCGCTGGACGTAATCGCGCGCCATCCGCAGCGCCTGCGTGCAAGCGTGCTGGCAGCGGGCAGCAATGTCGCGGCGCTGGTCGAACTGTGCCGGCAGCATCGCCCCGACCATGCCGTGATCGCCGACAGCCGCGGCCTGCAGGCGCTGGCCGATGGCCTGCGCGATGCCGGCCTGAAGACGCAACCGCATAGCGGCGACGACGCGCTCGACGCACTCGTGTCCGGTGATGCCTGCGACACCGTCGTCGCGGCGATCGTCGGTGCAGCCGGCCTGCCCTCGACCCTGGCCGCGGCCAGGGCCGGCAAGCGCATCCTGCTCGCCAACAAGGAATCGCTGGTGCTCGCCGGTGAACTGCTGATGCAGGCAGCGCAGGAAGGTGGCGCGACCATCGTGCCGGTCGACAGCGAACACAATGCAATCTTCCAGTGCCTTCCCGATGCGCATGCGCACCAGGGCCTGCGACGGATCCTGCTGACGGCTTCGGGCGGACCGTTCCGCGGTCGCGCACGCGCCGAGCTGACCCAAGTCACGCCGGAGCAGGCCGTCGCCCATCCCAAGTGGTCGATGGGACCGAAGATCTCGGTCGATTCGGCCACGCTGATGAACAAAGGCCTGGAAGTCATCGAGGCGCACCACCTGTTCGGCGTCGACGGCGACCGCATCCAGGTGCTGGTGCACCCGCAAAGCCTGGTGCACTCGCTGGTAGAGTTCGTCGACGGGTCCACGATTGCCCAGCTTGGGTTGCCGGACATGCGCACGGCGCTGGCGGTCGGCTTCAGCTGGCCGGAGCGGATCGAGTCGGGCGTGGCCGGACTCGACCTGCTGGCCCATGGCCGCCTCGATTTCGAGCCGCCGGACCTGCAGGCCTTCCCGTGCCTGCGCCTGGCGTTCGAGGCCCTGGCCGCGGGCGGCACCGCCCCGGCAGTGCTCAACGCAGCCAACGAAGTAGCTGTTTCAGCATTTCTTCAGCGCCGGATCGGTTTCCTAGCGATACCGGCGCTGGTCGAGGACACCCTCGCCGCGCTCCCATCCACCCCGGCGACGTCGTTGGCAGCCCTTCGCGAGGCAGATGCCCAGGCGCGGCATCATGCCGGCCAGGCCGTCGCGACTGGCGCCGCCGGTGCCCGCGCATGA
- the rseP gene encoding RIP metalloprotease RseP, translating to MSEFIGSIWWLLVSLGVLVTFHEFGHYWVARRCGVKVLRFSIGFGKALWSRRGKDGTEYVVAAIPLGGYVKMLDEREGDVAASELDQAFNRQSVFKRIAIVIAGPVANLLLCVGLFWAMFVIGRPDYAPVVGEAQGLAASAGLHSGDTLLAIGDRDTPTWSEAQLALIPAALDHSDIALRVRTAGGDEVTRKLQLSRLPASFDERRAVEAIGLTPRHGLVPAVIGRVVPDQPAFGVLNEGDRITAIDGDPVNSWDDIGPLVQKLGARGGIAMVEVERKGERHALEIQPARMKHPQTGQDYWGLGLQSARAQEPAKDALLRYGPIDAIPAAFRESVHQANELFAMIGRAFTGRVSVQNTVAGPITIARAANAYAHHGAAWYLSMLAMLSLSLGILNLLPIPILDGGHLLYYLIELVKGSPVSERTMAAGQYVGLALIAGLMGLAFFNDIVNNLVH from the coding sequence ATGAGTGAGTTCATCGGCTCGATCTGGTGGTTGCTCGTCAGCCTCGGCGTGCTCGTCACGTTCCACGAGTTCGGGCACTACTGGGTCGCGCGCCGCTGCGGCGTCAAGGTGCTGCGCTTCTCGATCGGCTTCGGCAAGGCGCTGTGGTCGCGCCGCGGCAAGGACGGCACCGAGTATGTGGTCGCGGCCATCCCGCTCGGCGGCTACGTCAAGATGCTCGACGAGCGCGAAGGCGACGTCGCCGCAAGCGAACTCGACCAGGCGTTCAATCGCCAGTCGGTGTTCAAGCGCATCGCGATCGTCATTGCCGGCCCGGTCGCGAACCTGCTGCTCTGCGTCGGCCTGTTCTGGGCGATGTTCGTGATCGGCCGCCCGGACTATGCCCCCGTGGTCGGCGAGGCCCAGGGTCTGGCCGCGAGCGCGGGACTGCACAGCGGCGACACCCTGCTTGCCATCGGTGACCGCGACACGCCGACCTGGAGCGAAGCGCAACTGGCGCTGATTCCCGCCGCGCTCGACCACAGCGACATCGCGCTGCGCGTGCGCACCGCCGGCGGCGACGAAGTTACCCGCAAGCTGCAGCTGTCACGCCTGCCGGCATCGTTCGACGAGCGCCGCGCCGTCGAGGCGATCGGCCTGACCCCGCGCCACGGCCTGGTGCCGGCGGTGATCGGGCGCGTCGTGCCGGACCAGCCGGCCTTCGGCGTACTCAACGAAGGCGATCGAATCACTGCAATTGATGGTGATCCGGTCAACTCATGGGACGACATTGGCCCGCTTGTGCAAAAGCTCGGCGCGCGCGGCGGCATTGCGATGGTCGAGGTGGAGCGCAAGGGTGAACGGCACGCCCTCGAGATCCAGCCGGCGCGAATGAAGCATCCGCAAACCGGCCAGGACTACTGGGGGCTGGGCCTGCAGTCGGCCCGCGCGCAGGAACCGGCCAAGGACGCGCTGCTGCGCTACGGCCCGATCGATGCCATCCCGGCCGCGTTCCGCGAAAGCGTGCACCAGGCCAACGAGCTGTTCGCCATGATCGGCCGCGCATTTACCGGCCGGGTGTCCGTGCAGAATACCGTCGCCGGGCCGATCACCATCGCCCGCGCGGCCAACGCCTATGCCCATCACGGCGCCGCCTGGTACCTGTCGATGCTGGCGATGCTCTCGCTCAGCCTGGGCATCCTGAACCTGCTGCCGATCCCGATCTTGGACGGCGGTCACCTGCTGTATTACCTTATCGAGCTGGTCAAGGGCAGCCCGGTCAGCGAACGCACCATGGCGGCCGGACAATACGTCGGCCTGGCATTGATCGCCGGGCTGATGGGCCTGGCGTTCTTCAACGACATCGTGAACAACCTGGTGCACTGA
- the lpxA gene encoding acyl-ACP--UDP-N-acetylglucosamine O-acyltransferase, translated as MSEAHIHPTANIHASAVVEAGARLAAGVQVGALCYIGAEVEVGENTVFGPHCSVIGPTRIGRDNRFVGHCAIGGEPQDKKYQGERVELVIGDRNLFREFVTVNRGTGTGGGVTRVGNDNWMLAYTHVAHDCIVGNHCVFSNNATLAGHVEVGDHVILSGFAGIHQFCRIGAHAFIGMGALVNGDVPPFVMVAQDGYGRPRGINSEGLKRRGFDAGRISAIKRAYRALYMSGGTLEEARAKLAELAGDSDDVRAVLAFVDAGERPLLR; from the coding sequence ATGTCCGAAGCGCACATCCATCCCACCGCCAACATCCACGCCAGCGCCGTGGTCGAAGCCGGTGCGCGCCTGGCTGCCGGTGTGCAGGTGGGTGCGCTGTGCTACATCGGGGCCGAGGTCGAAGTCGGTGAGAACACCGTGTTCGGCCCGCATTGCAGCGTCATCGGCCCGACCCGCATCGGCCGTGACAACCGCTTCGTCGGTCATTGCGCGATCGGCGGCGAGCCGCAGGACAAGAAGTACCAGGGCGAGCGCGTCGAGCTGGTGATCGGCGACCGCAACCTGTTCCGCGAGTTCGTCACCGTCAACCGCGGCACCGGCACCGGCGGCGGCGTCACACGCGTCGGCAACGACAACTGGATGCTCGCCTACACCCACGTCGCCCACGACTGCATCGTCGGCAACCACTGCGTGTTCTCCAACAACGCCACGCTGGCCGGTCACGTCGAAGTCGGCGACCACGTCATCCTCAGCGGCTTCGCCGGCATCCACCAGTTCTGCCGTATCGGCGCGCATGCCTTCATCGGCATGGGTGCGCTGGTCAATGGCGACGTGCCGCCGTTCGTGATGGTCGCCCAGGACGGCTACGGCCGCCCGCGCGGCATCAACAGCGAAGGCCTCAAGCGTCGCGGCTTCGACGCCGGACGCATCAGCGCGATCAAGCGCGCGTACCGGGCGCTGTACATGTCCGGTGGCACGCTGGAAGAGGCGCGCGCCAAGCTGGCCGAGCTGGCCGGCGACAGCGACGACGTGCGCGCGGTGCTGGCGTTCGTCGACGCCGGCGAGCGACCGCTGCTGCGCTGA
- the bamA gene encoding outer membrane protein assembly factor BamA, which translates to MTRTPNRRLLALALVAALNSTALPALAQSVDPFALSGAPDTTGAQVAPIGSFTVSDIRIDGLQRISAGTVFTYLPVERGDTMDSSQAGDAIRALYKTGFFEDVKVGRQGTILVITVTERPAINKLTLTGNKDIKSEDLLKGLKEAGLSEGDTFDRLALDRVTQELTRQYNNRGKYNVEINPTVSRLDRNRVDVTITVKEGKAAKIRHVNLIGNEKFEDEAILEQWESREHNWLSWYKRDDQYSREKLSGDLEKLNSWYLDRGYVDFAVDSTQVSISPDRQDMFLTAGVTEGEQYKVSTVQVTGDTILPKEQIERLVLVKPDQIFSRRLLEISSDSIIATLSNVGYAFAQVNPIPDVHREDKTVGINMQVVPGPRVNVRRIAFKGNSRTSDEVIRREMRQFEGSWYSQAAIDRSKIRLQQLGYFETVDVETVPVAGSNDEVDVVYNLKETTSGSFVFGLGFSQLSGLTAQIQLSQTNFLGSGNQVSVQAQRNDYMQRYDFSFRNPYFTDNGLSLGYNLWWRELDYSDFNTAQYSTNSGAAQAVFGLPITETDTVTAMLGVDTNEILVFADTPPSIVDYVNALDRNTFHAWRGEIGWGRNSLDSFLTPTRGMQQRVWLETTLPGSTVEYYKLNYNISKFWPLNRHLVLNTRAELGYGDSYGDATTRDLCRTPGNYVCPPGSPDFVRTITADGLPFFENFYAGGVRSVRGFTDNTLGPREFGQPLGGAFKTVGSLEMYFPTLLDTPAARVSAFVDFGNVYKDYDSFDAGELRASTGIALMWRSPMGPISISYAYPLKSQDDVRNENGTLIEQGDELERLQFTFGGTF; encoded by the coding sequence ATGACGCGAACCCCTAACCGCCGCCTGCTTGCCCTCGCCCTCGTCGCGGCGCTGAATTCCACAGCCCTGCCCGCGCTGGCGCAGTCGGTGGATCCGTTCGCACTGTCGGGCGCACCGGACACGACCGGCGCGCAGGTCGCGCCGATCGGTTCGTTCACCGTCAGCGACATCCGCATCGATGGCCTGCAGCGCATCTCCGCCGGTACGGTCTTCACCTACCTGCCGGTCGAGCGTGGCGACACGATGGACAGTTCGCAGGCGGGCGACGCGATCCGCGCGCTGTACAAGACCGGCTTCTTCGAGGACGTCAAGGTCGGCCGCCAGGGCACCATCCTGGTGATCACCGTCACCGAACGCCCGGCCATCAACAAGCTGACGCTGACCGGCAACAAGGACATCAAGTCCGAGGACCTGCTCAAGGGCCTGAAGGAAGCCGGCCTGTCGGAAGGCGATACCTTCGACCGCCTCGCCCTGGACCGCGTGACCCAGGAACTGACCCGCCAGTACAACAACCGCGGCAAGTACAACGTCGAGATCAATCCGACCGTGTCGCGACTCGACCGCAACCGCGTCGACGTCACCATCACCGTCAAGGAAGGCAAGGCGGCCAAGATCCGCCACGTCAACCTGATCGGCAACGAGAAGTTCGAGGACGAGGCCATCCTGGAGCAGTGGGAATCGCGCGAGCACAACTGGCTCAGCTGGTACAAGCGCGATGACCAGTACTCGCGCGAGAAGCTGTCGGGCGACCTGGAAAAGCTCAACTCCTGGTACCTCGACCGCGGCTACGTCGACTTCGCCGTCGACTCGACGCAGGTGTCCATCAGCCCCGACCGCCAGGACATGTTCCTCACCGCCGGCGTGACCGAGGGCGAGCAGTACAAGGTGTCCACCGTGCAGGTCACCGGCGACACGATCCTGCCGAAGGAGCAGATCGAGCGCCTGGTGCTGGTCAAGCCTGACCAGATCTTCTCCCGTCGCCTGCTCGAGATCAGCTCCGACTCGATCATCGCCACGCTCAGCAACGTCGGCTACGCCTTCGCACAGGTCAATCCGATCCCGGACGTCCATCGCGAAGACAAGACCGTCGGCATCAACATGCAGGTCGTGCCCGGTCCGCGCGTCAACGTGCGCCGCATCGCCTTCAAGGGCAACAGCCGCACCAGCGACGAAGTGATCCGCCGCGAGATGCGCCAGTTCGAAGGCTCCTGGTACTCGCAGGCGGCGATCGACCGTTCCAAGATCCGCCTGCAGCAGCTGGGCTACTTCGAGACCGTCGACGTCGAGACCGTGCCGGTCGCCGGCAGCAACGACGAAGTCGACGTGGTCTACAACCTGAAGGAAACCACCTCGGGCAGCTTCGTGTTCGGCCTGGGCTTCTCGCAGCTGTCGGGCCTGACCGCGCAGATCCAGCTGTCGCAGACCAACTTCCTCGGCAGCGGCAACCAGGTGTCGGTGCAGGCGCAGCGCAATGACTACATGCAGCGCTACGACTTCTCGTTCCGCAACCCGTACTTCACCGACAACGGCCTGTCGCTGGGCTACAACCTGTGGTGGCGCGAACTCGATTACTCCGACTTCAACACCGCCCAGTACTCGACCAACTCCGGCGCAGCGCAGGCGGTCTTCGGCCTGCCGATCACCGAGACCGACACGGTCACGGCGATGCTGGGCGTGGACACCAATGAAATCCTGGTGTTCGCCGACACGCCGCCGAGCATCGTCGACTACGTCAATGCGCTCGACCGCAATACATTCCATGCCTGGCGCGGTGAAATCGGCTGGGGTCGCAACTCGCTCGACAGCTTCCTGACCCCGACCCGCGGCATGCAGCAGCGCGTCTGGCTGGAAACCACCCTGCCCGGCTCGACCGTCGAGTACTACAAGCTCAACTACAACATCTCCAAGTTCTGGCCGCTCAACCGCCACCTGGTGCTCAACACGCGCGCCGAACTGGGCTACGGCGACAGCTACGGCGACGCCACCACGCGCGACTTGTGCCGCACGCCGGGCAATTACGTCTGCCCGCCGGGCAGTCCGGACTTCGTGCGCACCATCACCGCCGATGGCCTGCCGTTCTTCGAGAACTTCTACGCCGGTGGTGTGCGCTCGGTCCGCGGCTTCACCGACAACACCCTGGGTCCGCGCGAATTCGGCCAGCCGCTCGGCGGCGCGTTCAAGACGGTCGGCTCGCTGGAAATGTACTTCCCGACCCTGCTCGACACGCCGGCCGCGCGTGTTTCCGCGTTCGTCGACTTCGGTAACGTCTACAAGGACTACGACAGTTTCGATGCGGGCGAGCTGCGTGCTTCGACCGGTATCGCGCTGATGTGGCGCTCGCCGATGGGCCCGATCTCGATCAGCTATGCGTACCCGCTCAAGAGCCAGGACGACGTGAGGAACGAGAACGGCACCTTGATCGAGCAGGGGGACGAACTGGAGCGCCTGCAGTTCACCTTCGGCGGCACGTTCTAA
- a CDS encoding phosphatidate cytidylyltransferase — MTRTRLLAALVMAPLAIAAILLLPTPWMVALAAVLFLAGLWEWFDLAQIEDTLARTVLLVANLAVMVALVWASRSSAGYTMALFQLASMIGVIWWLLALLWLGRYDFASDHDTNARVFKLAAGALSMIPAWCALAWIHSTQPNGHRWLLTALAIVWAADTGAYFAGRTFGGRLFGGRKLAPRISPNKTLEGLLGGVVCGVIVGIVFALIAGATPAQLPAVAVVALLAVLFSVVGDLFESLLKRHVGVKDSGNLIPGHGGILDRVDGVLAALPVFALGKAVLGF, encoded by the coding sequence ATGACCCGAACCCGCCTGCTCGCCGCCCTGGTGATGGCGCCGCTCGCGATTGCCGCGATCCTGCTGCTGCCGACACCGTGGATGGTGGCCCTGGCCGCGGTGCTGTTCCTGGCCGGCCTGTGGGAGTGGTTCGACCTGGCGCAGATCGAGGACACGCTGGCCCGCACCGTGCTGCTGGTGGCCAACCTGGCAGTGATGGTGGCGCTGGTGTGGGCGTCGCGTTCGAGCGCCGGCTACACCATGGCGCTGTTCCAGCTGGCGAGCATGATCGGCGTGATCTGGTGGCTGCTGGCGCTGCTGTGGCTGGGCCGCTACGACTTCGCCAGCGACCACGACACCAACGCGCGCGTGTTCAAGCTCGCCGCCGGCGCCTTGAGCATGATTCCGGCCTGGTGTGCGCTGGCCTGGATCCACTCGACCCAGCCCAACGGCCATCGCTGGCTGCTGACCGCGCTGGCCATCGTCTGGGCCGCCGACACCGGCGCCTACTTTGCTGGACGCACCTTTGGCGGGCGCCTGTTCGGCGGTCGCAAGCTGGCGCCGCGGATCAGCCCCAACAAGACCCTCGAAGGCCTGCTCGGCGGCGTGGTGTGCGGCGTGATCGTCGGCATCGTCTTCGCCCTGATCGCCGGCGCGACGCCGGCGCAGCTGCCGGCCGTGGCCGTGGTCGCGCTGCTGGCGGTGCTGTTCTCGGTGGTCGGCGACCTGTTCGAGAGCCTGCTCAAGCGCCATGTCGGGGTGAAGGATTCGGGCAACCTGATCCCGGGCCATGGCGGCATCCTCGACCGCGTCGACGGCGTGCTGGCCGCGCTGCCCGTGTTTGCGCTCGGCAAGGCCGTGCTGGGCTTCTGA